One region of Ornithinibacter aureus genomic DNA includes:
- a CDS encoding IS110 family transposase, which translates to MPSTTPPDSAEVVLGVDTHKDAHVAAVLTTLGVLLATSTFPTTAAGYRELLAWARGFGPLHRAGVECTGSYGAALTRYLRAEKITVIEVNRGDRSERRRRGKTDTLDAETAARAVLSGRATAIAKAGDGQVEMLRMFKLAKASAVKSRSQAINQLKAVLVRADPALRESMTGLSNPKLFRRCAELTVSAASDCATAAALTLRLLARRILTLTDEINELEDQITTAVQARAPRLLRRYGVGPDTAAALLLTAGDNPERLRSEGSFAALCGVSPIQASSGKTHRRRLNTGGDRQANSALYTITIACLRWDTRTQQYVHRRIAEGKTRREAIRCLKRYISRELYRDITATPDPSSRASSAA; encoded by the coding sequence ATGCCCTCAACCACGCCACCCGACTCCGCCGAGGTGGTGCTGGGTGTCGATACACACAAGGACGCCCACGTCGCCGCGGTCCTCACCACGTTGGGTGTCCTGCTGGCCACCAGCACGTTCCCGACCACCGCCGCGGGCTACCGTGAGCTGCTGGCGTGGGCCCGCGGGTTTGGGCCCCTGCACCGGGCCGGGGTCGAGTGCACCGGCTCCTACGGCGCCGCCCTGACGCGTTACCTGCGCGCTGAGAAGATCACCGTGATCGAGGTCAACCGCGGCGACCGCAGCGAGCGGCGCCGGCGTGGCAAGACCGACACCCTCGACGCCGAAACCGCGGCACGGGCGGTGCTGTCCGGGCGCGCCACCGCGATCGCCAAGGCCGGTGACGGGCAGGTCGAGATGCTGCGAATGTTCAAGCTGGCCAAGGCATCCGCGGTCAAGTCCCGTAGCCAGGCCATCAACCAGCTCAAGGCCGTCCTGGTCCGCGCCGACCCCGCCCTGCGCGAGTCAATGACAGGGCTGAGCAACCCCAAGCTGTTCCGCCGATGCGCCGAGCTGACCGTCTCGGCCGCCAGCGACTGCGCCACCGCGGCCGCGCTGACCCTGCGGCTCCTGGCCCGTCGCATCCTGACCCTGACCGACGAGATCAACGAGCTCGAAGACCAGATCACCACGGCCGTGCAGGCCCGCGCGCCGCGGCTGCTGCGCCGGTACGGCGTCGGACCGGACACCGCCGCCGCGCTGCTGCTCACCGCCGGGGACAACCCCGAACGCCTGCGCAGCGAAGGCTCCTTCGCCGCGCTCTGCGGGGTCAGCCCGATCCAGGCATCCTCGGGAAAGACCCATCGACGCCGACTGAACACAGGAGGCGACCGCCAAGCAAACTCCGCCCTCTACACGATCACCATCGCCTGCCTGCGCTGGGACACACGCACCCAGCAGTACGTCCACCGCCGCATCGCCGAAGGCAAGACCCGCCGCGAAGCGATCCGCTGCCTCAAGCGCTACATCAGCCGCGAGCTCTACCGCGACATCACCGCAACGCCGGACCCATCCTCACGAGCCAGCTCGGCCGCTTGA